Proteins encoded in a region of the Clostridium butyricum genome:
- a CDS encoding GGDEF domain-containing protein: MGKAICFKLASKQYDEFIDVINTKNIRTVFQPIVSLEDLSVMGYEALSRGPENTEMQNPELLLKCAEECDKSFELEWLFICKALENSCHKKLNTKLFLNIDPAIISSIKFRNLFNDKCLQKYGVDFENIIFEITERNDIKNMNRFKDAINFYNSKNSKIAMDDVGSGYSGLNLLCNIKPQYLKLDNQLIRNIDKDKTKQALVTSMYDFSKVTNSILIAEGIETEDELRTLINIGIKYGQGYFIQRPSEEILEISDNIRQIIDDINIVKKKKYINNITNVYIKDIAKSKIYISPNMPVSSVDLLFKKNKDIFGLCVVEDNVVKGTITRNALYSRLGWQYGYSIYYSKPISTIMETDFLSVDYKMSIERVIKFAMTRAKENIYDHVTVTKDSKYYGIVTIKDLIEKTTEIEVNNARYSNPLTGLPGNFLIEKEIEKCISHYEEYCVLYFDIDNFKAYNDVYGFENGDRIIKLLADIINRNISNRNFIGHIGGDDFISIIYSGDINNICESIIKEFDELKLVYYDEKDLKRGYIEAQNRHGIEEKFPLVSISIAGITKKEVTFDSVYLLAKEASQIKKKCKQINGSCYIIVKM, encoded by the coding sequence TTGGGAAAAGCTATATGTTTTAAGCTTGCCAGTAAGCAATATGATGAGTTTATTGATGTTATTAATACAAAAAATATAAGAACTGTATTTCAACCAATAGTATCTCTTGAGGATTTGAGTGTTATGGGGTATGAAGCATTAAGTAGGGGACCAGAAAATACAGAAATGCAAAATCCAGAACTACTTTTAAAGTGTGCAGAAGAATGTGATAAATCTTTTGAATTAGAATGGCTTTTTATATGTAAGGCACTAGAGAATTCATGTCATAAAAAATTAAATACAAAGCTATTTTTAAATATTGATCCTGCTATTATAAGCAGTATAAAATTTAGAAATTTATTTAATGATAAATGTTTGCAAAAATATGGAGTAGATTTTGAAAATATAATTTTTGAAATAACTGAAAGAAATGATATAAAAAATATGAATCGTTTTAAAGATGCTATTAACTTTTATAACAGTAAAAATAGTAAAATAGCTATGGATGATGTAGGTTCTGGGTATTCAGGATTGAATTTATTATGTAATATAAAACCACAATATTTAAAATTAGATAATCAGCTTATTCGCAATATTGATAAAGATAAGACAAAACAGGCACTGGTTACAAGTATGTATGACTTTTCTAAAGTTACAAATTCTATTTTGATCGCAGAAGGAATAGAAACTGAAGATGAACTTAGAACTCTTATTAATATAGGTATAAAATATGGACAAGGATATTTTATACAGAGACCAAGTGAAGAAATATTAGAAATATCAGATAATATAAGACAAATAATAGATGATATCAATATTGTTAAAAAGAAAAAATATATAAATAATATAACCAATGTATATATTAAGGATATCGCTAAAAGTAAAATATATATAAGTCCAAACATGCCAGTATCAAGTGTCGATTTACTATTTAAAAAGAACAAGGACATATTTGGATTATGTGTAGTAGAGGATAATGTGGTAAAAGGAACAATAACAAGAAATGCATTATATAGCAGATTAGGTTGGCAGTATGGATATAGTATTTATTATTCAAAACCAATATCTACAATAATGGAAACAGATTTTTTGAGTGTGGATTATAAAATGTCTATTGAAAGAGTAATAAAATTTGCAATGACAAGAGCAAAGGAAAATATTTATGATCATGTTACAGTAACAAAAGATTCAAAATATTATGGAATAGTTACAATAAAAGATTTAATAGAAAAAACTACAGAAATAGAAGTTAATAATGCAAGATATTCAAATCCTCTTACAGGTCTTCCAGGAAATTTTCTGATAGAAAAAGAAATAGAAAAATGCATATCACATTATGAAGAGTATTGTGTACTATATTTTGATATTGATAACTTCAAAGCATATAATGATGTTTATGGATTTGAAAATGGTGATAGGATAATAAAATTATTAGCTGACATAATAAATAGAAATATATCAAATAGAAATTTTATAGGTCATATAGGAGGAGATGACTTTATTTCAATAATATATTCAGGAGATATAAACAATATATGTGAATCTATAATAAAAGAATTTGATGAATTAAAATTAGTATATTATGATGAAAAAGATTTAAAAAGAGGATACATAGAAGCACAAAACAGACATGGAATAGAAGAAAAGTTTCCGTTAGTATCAATATCTATTGCAGGAATAACTAAAAAAGAAGTGACGTTTGATAGTGTTTATTTACTTGCAAAAGAAGCTAGTCAGATAAAAAAGAAATGCAAACAAATTAATGGTAGCTGTTATATTATTGTCAAAATGTAA
- a CDS encoding P-II family nitrogen regulator yields MVLVRSIIRPEKVENVLKAVRKAGFNAVTKMDVYGRGKQKGLQIGSVFYDELPKDMLLMVVEEEKKDELIEVIMNAARTGENGNSGDGRIFVTPVTEAYTISTKLKGL; encoded by the coding sequence ATGGTATTAGTAAGATCAATTATAAGACCTGAAAAGGTTGAAAATGTACTAAAAGCCGTAAGGAAAGCAGGATTCAATGCAGTGACTAAGATGGATGTATATGGGAGAGGTAAGCAGAAAGGACTACAGATAGGATCAGTTTTTTATGATGAATTACCAAAGGATATGTTACTTATGGTAGTAGAAGAAGAAAAAAAGGATGAATTAATAGAAGTAATAATGAATGCAGCTAGAACAGGAGAGAATGGAAATTCAGGTGATGGAAGAATATTTGTTACTCCTGTTACTGAGGCATATACTATTAGCACAAAATTAAAAGGCTTATAA
- a CDS encoding P-II family nitrogen regulator — MNEILAIVRLNKVSKTKKALLEEGFPAFTCRRVFGRGKEPVTYMLDDHTEQTSDLMSKRAFTLIVSEKETEKVVDIIMNVNSTGNHGDGKIFVIPVLESYKVSTGEGHADAF, encoded by the coding sequence ATGAATGAAATACTTGCAATTGTAAGGTTGAATAAAGTATCAAAGACTAAAAAAGCTCTCTTAGAGGAAGGTTTTCCGGCATTTACATGTAGAAGAGTATTTGGAAGAGGAAAAGAGCCTGTAACTTATATGTTAGATGATCATACTGAACAAACGTCAGATCTTATGTCTAAAAGAGCATTTACTCTTATTGTATCTGAAAAAGAGACTGAAAAAGTAGTGGATATAATAATGAATGTAAATAGTACAGGAAATCATGGAGATGGAAAGATTTTTGTTATACCTGTATTGGAATCTTATAAAGTAAGCACTGGAGAAGGACATGCTGATGCATTTTAA
- a CDS encoding PucR family transcriptional regulator: MRRLSVTIGLLYESVKNHDIKLIAGEKGLSKAVKWVHMVENIEIATFLEGGEVTFLTGIGLSNEFELINLIEGIIKSKASGIVINIGPYIKNIDKKCIDYCNETNTPLFVVPWHVHMAEIMRVFCIKITENEKNSLEISTSIQNAIFYHEREDLYLSQLEIHGFKSENKYCIAVFDVNKFDMINDEKYIIRLNECIENYLSVYYKQAICVRINNQLIFLFMNTTESKVLEILQKIVKHCESKHLIKSIFIGIGKETKSIRCIYKSYRQADSVVIINRKKYNNDICRYDDIGIYKLLFAIQDRNVIRSFIDETIGKVIEYDSYNNTDYFTVLRCYLSYNGSLQDTANELYIHRNTVNYKIKKSEEILNVDLSKLEIREMIDIAYKLHDIL, from the coding sequence GTGAGAAGGTTGAGCGTAACAATAGGGTTATTATATGAAAGTGTAAAAAATCATGATATAAAACTAATTGCTGGAGAGAAAGGATTAAGTAAAGCTGTAAAATGGGTTCATATGGTTGAAAATATAGAAATAGCAACATTTTTAGAAGGTGGAGAAGTAACTTTTTTAACAGGAATAGGACTATCTAATGAATTTGAGCTTATTAATCTTATAGAAGGAATAATAAAGTCAAAAGCAAGTGGTATAGTGATAAATATAGGACCATATATAAAAAACATTGACAAGAAATGTATAGATTACTGTAATGAAACAAATACTCCTCTTTTTGTAGTGCCATGGCATGTTCATATGGCTGAGATAATGAGAGTTTTCTGTATTAAAATAACTGAAAATGAGAAAAATTCACTAGAAATATCTACATCAATACAGAATGCTATTTTTTATCATGAACGTGAAGATCTATATTTATCACAACTTGAAATTCATGGATTTAAAAGTGAAAATAAATATTGTATTGCGGTATTTGATGTGAATAAATTTGATATGATCAATGATGAAAAATATATTATAAGACTTAATGAATGTATAGAAAATTATTTATCTGTATATTATAAACAGGCAATTTGTGTTAGGATAAATAATCAGTTAATATTTTTATTTATGAATACAACAGAATCTAAAGTATTAGAAATATTACAAAAGATTGTTAAACATTGTGAAAGTAAACATTTAATAAAAAGTATTTTTATAGGAATTGGAAAAGAAACAAAGAGTATAAGATGTATATATAAAAGTTATAGACAGGCAGATAGTGTGGTTATAATAAATAGGAAGAAGTATAATAATGATATTTGTAGATATGATGATATTGGAATTTACAAATTACTTTTTGCTATACAGGATAGAAATGTAATAAGAAGCTTTATTGATGAGACAATTGGAAAAGTAATAGAGTATGACAGTTATAATAATACGGATTATTTTACAGTATTAAGATGTTATCTTAGTTATAACGGTAGTCTTCAAGATACAGCTAATGAGTTATATATACATAGAAATACCGTTAATTATAAAATAAAAAAGAGTGAAGAGATATTAAATGTTGACTTATCAAAACTTGAGATAAGAGAAATGATTGATATAGCATATAAGCTCCATGACATATTGTAG
- a CDS encoding ABC transporter permease: protein MSKKNKRITIENMLTLATIILILLVWFVVTNFGIANSKMVPTPQAVWNAFIDIIQNGYKNYSLLQHLGASMERLFISFFFAALIAVPFGLASGYNSKIRAIFEPIIEFYRPLPPLAYYTLLVLWLGIGNESKITLLFLACFAPIYISCVSAVLKIKEDYINSAYTVGASKYQIFIHVILPSCLPDIFVGIRTAVGVAYTTLVAAEMVAAKSGLGWMVLDASNYLRSDIIFVGIIIMGITGILLDQFLRILEKKIVPWKGKE, encoded by the coding sequence ATGAGTAAAAAGAATAAGAGAATTACAATTGAAAACATGCTGACATTAGCAACAATAATTTTAATTTTACTTGTATGGTTTGTTGTAACTAATTTTGGAATTGCTAATTCTAAAATGGTTCCTACACCACAAGCAGTATGGAATGCATTTATTGATATTATACAGAATGGATACAAAAATTATAGTCTACTTCAACATTTAGGTGCAAGTATGGAAAGATTATTTATTTCATTTTTCTTTGCTGCATTAATAGCAGTCCCATTTGGACTAGCTAGTGGATATAATTCGAAAATAAGAGCAATATTTGAGCCCATAATAGAATTTTATCGTCCGCTTCCACCACTTGCATATTATACACTTCTTGTATTGTGGCTTGGCATTGGAAATGAATCAAAAATAACATTATTGTTTTTAGCTTGTTTTGCACCAATATATATATCATGTGTTTCAGCAGTGTTGAAAATAAAGGAAGATTATATAAATAGTGCATATACAGTAGGGGCAAGTAAATATCAGATATTTATTCATGTGATTTTACCATCATGTCTGCCAGATATATTTGTTGGAATAAGGACAGCGGTAGGGGTTGCATATACTACATTAGTAGCAGCAGAAATGGTTGCAGCAAAATCAGGACTTGGATGGATGGTATTAGATGCGAGTAATTATTTAAGGAGTGACATAATTTTCGTTGGAATAATTATAATGGGAATCACAGGTATTTTACTTGATCAGTTCTTAAGGATATTAGAAAAGAAAATTGTACCGTGGAAAGGTAAAGAATAA
- a CDS encoding aliphatic sulfonate ABC transporter substrate-binding protein has translation MNIKKIVKTIAILCTVSTMFMGCGSSKSKDVAADGSPKVVNIGTQQMPNDEGIAKAKKYFEEEMGVEINLVEFDSGKDVNNALASGSIDFGLLGSSPATLGIANGADVELIWIHEVLGKVESLAVRNESNIASIKDLIGKKIATPFASTAHYSLLNALKLNGISEKDVELLDMQPADIYAAWQRGDIDAAYVWEPTLANLLSDGKILLSSADMAEKGILTSNVEVVRKEFSEKYPDLVTKYVKALNKGVNLYKENQDEAVKTISDALQISQDEALSQMQGSIWLSAQEQLDPKYFGTSETKGDLVKSLKDTAQFLFEQKSITSVPEDSVFDKAVNPKYIEDAIK, from the coding sequence ATGAATATTAAGAAAATAGTTAAAACAATAGCGATTCTTTGTACAGTAAGTACGATGTTCATGGGGTGTGGCTCAAGTAAGAGTAAAGATGTAGCAGCAGATGGAAGTCCTAAGGTTGTTAATATAGGAACTCAACAGATGCCCAATGATGAGGGAATAGCAAAAGCAAAGAAATATTTTGAAGAGGAAATGGGAGTGGAAATAAACCTTGTTGAATTTGATTCTGGTAAAGATGTAAATAATGCATTAGCATCAGGGAGTATTGATTTTGGACTTCTTGGATCTTCACCAGCAACTCTTGGAATAGCAAATGGAGCTGATGTTGAATTAATATGGATACATGAAGTGCTTGGAAAAGTTGAATCATTAGCTGTAAGAAATGAATCAAATATAGCTTCAATTAAAGATCTTATTGGTAAGAAAATAGCAACTCCTTTTGCATCAACAGCACATTATAGTTTACTAAATGCATTAAAACTTAATGGAATAAGCGAAAAGGATGTTGAACTTTTGGATATGCAGCCAGCAGATATTTATGCAGCTTGGCAAAGAGGAGATATAGATGCAGCATATGTATGGGAGCCAACACTTGCAAATTTATTATCTGATGGAAAGATATTATTATCAAGTGCTGATATGGCTGAAAAAGGAATACTTACATCTAACGTTGAGGTTGTAAGAAAGGAATTTTCAGAAAAATACCCTGATTTAGTTACCAAATATGTTAAAGCGTTAAATAAAGGCGTTAATTTATACAAAGAAAATCAAGATGAAGCAGTAAAAACTATATCAGACGCATTACAGATATCACAAGATGAAGCGTTATCACAAATGCAAGGATCAATATGGCTTTCTGCACAAGAACAGCTAGATCCGAAATATTTTGGAACTAGTGAGACTAAAGGCGATTTAGTAAAGTCATTAAAAGATACTGCACAATTTTTATTTGAACAAAAAAGTATTACATCAGTTCCAGAGGATTCAGTATTTGATAAAGCTGTAAATCCTAAATATATAGAAGATGCTATAAAATAA
- a CDS encoding ABC transporter ATP-binding protein, whose product MEEIMNDKNNYVVTLKDINLRYSGEKGEVTALKDVNLNIEEGEFICVLGPSGCGKSTLLKIIAGFHQPSDGEAKMDGKPIKGADWHRGVVFQAPTLYPWLNIYDNVSFGLKMRKFPKSQIEELTKSYLELVGLKDFGKHKPYELSGGMKQRASLARVLVNKPRMILMDEPFGALDALTRQNMQALIRDIWNKTENTVFLITHDVDEALALATRIIVMSSRPGRIVKEFKTDFTYDIAGVNQESSRYTSEYMQIREEILNIINSQH is encoded by the coding sequence ATGGAAGAAATAATGAATGATAAAAATAATTATGTAGTAACATTAAAAGATATAAATTTAAGATATTCAGGAGAAAAAGGTGAAGTAACAGCATTAAAAGATGTAAATCTTAATATTGAAGAAGGTGAGTTTATATGTGTTCTTGGACCATCAGGATGTGGGAAAAGTACATTACTTAAAATAATTGCAGGATTTCATCAGCCATCAGATGGTGAGGCTAAAATGGATGGAAAGCCTATTAAGGGAGCAGATTGGCATAGGGGAGTAGTGTTTCAAGCTCCTACGTTGTATCCTTGGTTGAATATATATGATAATGTATCATTCGGATTAAAAATGAGAAAATTTCCTAAAAGCCAGATAGAGGAATTAACAAAAAGCTATCTAGAACTTGTAGGGTTAAAAGATTTTGGAAAACATAAACCATATGAATTATCTGGAGGTATGAAACAAAGGGCATCACTTGCAAGAGTCCTTGTGAATAAGCCTAGAATGATACTTATGGATGAGCCGTTTGGTGCTCTCGATGCACTTACAAGGCAGAATATGCAGGCTCTTATAAGAGATATATGGAATAAAACAGAAAATACAGTATTTCTTATTACTCATGATGTTGATGAAGCATTAGCATTAGCCACAAGAATAATTGTAATGTCGTCAAGACCTGGAAGAATAGTAAAAGAATTTAAGACTGATTTTACTTATGATATAGCAGGTGTTAATCAAGAAAGTTCTAGATATACTTCAGAATATATGCAGATAAGAGAAGAAATTCTTAATATAATAAATTCTCAACATTAA
- a CDS encoding CAP domain-containing protein, which produces MKKRSLLKLFTTATILCSITLMNCTTAYAQWRKDNTGWWYSEGNSWSTGWRLINNNWYFFESNGYMKTGWLLDNGIWYYLHSSGEMASDTVLIDGKYSTFDASGKWTGYLNTTNNTSSSNTLLSKAEFSSIVCDKMHELVNNHRKSNGIKELNIDKNLDQSAYLKSKHLIDNNYFAHDYSGQSFSNLVYSLSGQKINGENIAQNYLTESSYTKSSAQDLANRLFNSWKESSGHNQNMLRESFSSFGFGFEIASNGYVYATQHFRIN; this is translated from the coding sequence TTGAAAAAGAGAAGTTTACTTAAATTATTCACTACCGCAACTATACTTTGCAGCATAACATTAATGAATTGTACAACTGCATATGCACAGTGGCGTAAAGATAATACTGGTTGGTGGTATTCTGAAGGTAATTCATGGTCAACAGGTTGGAGATTAATAAATAACAATTGGTACTTTTTTGAATCTAATGGATATATGAAAACAGGATGGCTTTTAGATAATGGAATATGGTATTATCTACATTCCTCTGGTGAAATGGCTTCCGATACTGTTCTTATAGACGGAAAATACTCAACATTTGATGCAAGTGGCAAATGGACAGGCTATTTAAATACTACTAATAATACTTCATCTTCAAACACATTACTTTCAAAGGCTGAATTCAGTAGTATCGTATGTGACAAAATGCATGAACTTGTAAATAATCACAGAAAATCAAATGGAATAAAAGAATTAAATATTGATAAAAATTTAGATCAATCTGCATATTTAAAATCCAAGCATTTAATTGATAATAATTATTTTGCTCATGATTATAGTGGACAATCCTTCAGTAACCTTGTATATTCTCTTTCAGGGCAAAAAATTAATGGAGAAAACATAGCTCAAAATTATTTAACTGAAAGTTCCTATACTAAATCGTCCGCACAAGATTTAGCAAATCGTTTATTTAACAGCTGGAAGGAATCCTCTGGTCATAATCAAAATATGCTTAGAGAAAGTTTTAGCAGTTTTGGCTTTGGTTTTGAAATTGCATCCAACGGCTATGTTTATGCCACACAACATTTTAGGATTAATTAG
- a CDS encoding cupin domain-containing protein, with amino-acid sequence MEFNEVFERGNKNEAFAEYFIGKSYLNMLSLKGVVIGNVTFEPGCRNNWHIHHKGGQILLITGGRGWYVEEGKEPRELKTGDVVNIDPEVKHWHGAAKDSWFSHIAIEVPAEGASNEWLEPVLDEEYNKLK; translated from the coding sequence ATGGAGTTTAATGAAGTTTTTGAAAGAGGAAATAAGAATGAAGCATTTGCAGAATATTTTATAGGTAAAAGTTATTTAAATATGCTTTCTTTAAAAGGTGTAGTAATAGGAAATGTTACATTTGAACCAGGATGTCGTAATAATTGGCATATTCATCATAAAGGGGGGCAGATACTTTTAATTACTGGTGGAAGAGGCTGGTATGTAGAAGAAGGAAAAGAACCTAGAGAATTAAAAACTGGTGATGTGGTTAATATAGATCCAGAAGTAAAACATTGGCATGGAGCTGCAAAAGATAGTTGGTTTTCTCATATTGCAATAGAGGTTCCAGCAGAAGGTGCATCTAATGAGTGGTTAGAACCAGTTTTAGATGAGGAGTATAATAAATTAAAATAA
- a CDS encoding DUF6512 family protein: MVYNVYLCELLGVIFISITGSLLHFVYDWSNKYKPFALISAVNESTWEHLKIAFWPTLIYSLLEYASISEITNNFVIAKASCLIIIPLSIVFLFYSYTKILKRNYLVVDILIFILSIYFGQKISFYILTMTQLPGFLTTLSLFIILILIIEFSLFTFFPPKFFIFKDPTNGTYGI; encoded by the coding sequence GTGGTATACAATGTTTATTTATGTGAATTATTAGGAGTAATCTTCATTTCAATAACTGGTTCTTTACTACACTTTGTTTATGATTGGTCAAATAAATATAAGCCATTTGCACTTATTTCAGCCGTAAATGAAAGTACTTGGGAACATCTTAAAATTGCCTTCTGGCCTACGTTAATATACTCATTACTCGAATATGCCTCTATTTCAGAAATAACAAATAATTTTGTTATTGCAAAAGCTTCATGCTTAATTATAATTCCTCTTTCAATTGTATTTCTATTTTATTCATACACAAAAATACTAAAACGTAATTACCTAGTAGTAGATATTTTAATTTTTATACTATCAATATACTTTGGACAAAAAATCAGTTTCTATATATTAACAATGACTCAGCTTCCAGGTTTTTTAACTACTTTATCCTTATTTATTATTTTAATTCTAATAATTGAATTTTCTCTATTTACTTTTTTTCCACCAAAATTTTTTATTTTCAAAGATCCTACTAATGGTACATATGGTATCTAG
- a CDS encoding helix-turn-helix transcriptional regulator: MKNHLEKIRKERGIKQEDLANALEVSRQTIGSLENGRYNPSIILAFKIARYFDMSIEEIFIYEEENK, from the coding sequence TTGAAAAATCATTTGGAGAAGATAAGAAAAGAAAGAGGTATAAAACAGGAAGATCTAGCAAATGCACTAGAAGTTTCAAGGCAAACTATTGGTTCGCTCGAAAATGGAAGATATAATCCATCAATTATATTAGCTTTTAAAATTGCTAGATATTTTGATATGAGTATAGAAGAAATTTTTATTTATGAGGAGGAAAATAAATGA
- a CDS encoding DUF2178 domain-containing protein — protein sequence MKKSDLYIGLGYLILGTVLFGLALFTQYRLESLLWGFGGACFGSGVVTTCKYLHWSKPENQSEYNEKLRIEKIEMEDERQTMIRDKSGCITYKIMLMLYCGLIVVFSILNAIGYIHPISQYLVIAFVTLLIFQYICGIIVFKYLNKKL from the coding sequence ATGAAGAAGTCAGACTTATATATAGGATTAGGTTATTTAATATTAGGAACAGTACTTTTTGGTTTGGCACTATTTACTCAATATAGATTAGAAAGTTTATTATGGGGATTCGGTGGCGCTTGTTTTGGATCTGGAGTAGTTACTACTTGTAAGTATTTACATTGGTCAAAACCAGAAAATCAAAGTGAATATAATGAAAAATTGAGAATAGAGAAGATAGAGATGGAAGATGAAAGGCAAACAATGATAAGAGATAAAAGTGGTTGTATTACTTATAAAATAATGCTTATGTTATATTGTGGATTGATTGTAGTATTTTCTATACTCAATGCTATAGGATACATTCATCCAATATCTCAATATCTTGTAATTGCATTTGTGACTTTACTTATTTTTCAATATATATGTGGAATCATTGTATTTAAATATCTTAATAAAAAACTATAA